One Colius striatus isolate bColStr4 chromosome 8, bColStr4.1.hap1, whole genome shotgun sequence genomic region harbors:
- the PPP2R2D gene encoding serine/threonine-protein phosphatase 2A 55 kDa regulatory subunit B delta isoform isoform X2, which translates to MLLISCCLQMVPILKPMDLMVEASPRRIFANAHTYHINSISVNSDHETYLSADDLRINLWHLEITDRSFNIVDIKPANMEELTEVITAAEFHPHHCNVFVYSSSKGTIRLCDMRSSALCDRHSKFFEEPEDPSSRSFFSEIISSISDVKFSHSGRYMMTRDYLSVKVWDLNMENRPVETYQVHEYLRSKLCSLYENDCIFDKFECCWNGSDSAIMTGSYNNFFRMFDRNTRRDITLEASRESSKPRAILKPRKVCTGGKRKKDEISVDSLDFNKKILHTAWHPMENIIAVAATNNLYIFQDKIN; encoded by the exons GTGCCAATATTGAAACCCATGGACCTCATGGTAGAAGCAAGTCCCAGAAGGATATTTGCAAATGCACATACTTACCACATAAACTCTATTTCAGTAAATAGTGATCATGAAACATACCTTTCTGCAGATGACCTAAGAATTAACCTATGGCATTTAGAAATCACAGATAGAAGTTTta ATATTGTAGATATTAAGCCTGCTAACATGGAGGAGCTGACAGAAGTGATTACTGCTGCCGAGTTCCACCCGCATCACTGCAACGTGTTTGtgtacagcagcagcaaaggcacCATCCGGCTGTGCGACATGCGCTCCTCGGCCCTCTGCGACAGGCACTCCAAGT TTTTTGAAGAGCCTGAAGATCCTAGCAGCAGAtcgtttttttcagaaataatatCGTCGATATCTGATGTAAAGTTCAGCCACAGTGGCCGCTACATGATGACAAGAGACTACCTTTCTGTTAAAGTGTGGGATCTCAATATGGAAAACAGGCCTGTAGAGACATATCAA GTTCACGAGTATCTTCGGAGCAAGCTTTGTTCCCTGTACGAGAACGACTGCATCTTTGACAAATTTGAGTGCTGCTGGAACGGTTCTGATAG TGCTATCATGACTGGATCTTACAACAACTTCTTCCGGATGTTTGACCGGAACACGCGCCGGGACATCACCCTGGAGGCGTCCAGGGAGAGCAGCAAGCCTCGTGCCATCCTAAAGCCACGCAAGGTCTGCACGGGCGGCAAGAGGAAGAAGGACGAGATCAGCGTCGACAGTCTGGACTTCAACAAGAAGATTCTTCATACAGCGTGGCACCCCATGGAGAACATCATCGCCGTGGCTGCCACCAATAATTTGTATATATTCCAGGACAAAATTAACTAA
- the PPP2R2D gene encoding serine/threonine-protein phosphatase 2A 55 kDa regulatory subunit B delta isoform isoform X3: MDLMVEASPRRIFANAHTYHINSISVNSDHETYLSADDLRINLWHLEITDRSFNIVDIKPANMEELTEVITAAEFHPHHCNVFVYSSSKGTIRLCDMRSSALCDRHSKFFEEPEDPSSRSFFSEIISSISDVKFSHSGRYMMTRDYLSVKVWDLNMENRPVETYQVHEYLRSKLCSLYENDCIFDKFECCWNGSDSAIMTGSYNNFFRMFDRNTRRDITLEASRESSKPRAILKPRKVCTGGKRKKDEISVDSLDFNKKILHTAWHPMENIIAVAATNNLYIFQDKIN, encoded by the exons ATGGACCTCATGGTAGAAGCAAGTCCCAGAAGGATATTTGCAAATGCACATACTTACCACATAAACTCTATTTCAGTAAATAGTGATCATGAAACATACCTTTCTGCAGATGACCTAAGAATTAACCTATGGCATTTAGAAATCACAGATAGAAGTTTta ATATTGTAGATATTAAGCCTGCTAACATGGAGGAGCTGACAGAAGTGATTACTGCTGCCGAGTTCCACCCGCATCACTGCAACGTGTTTGtgtacagcagcagcaaaggcacCATCCGGCTGTGCGACATGCGCTCCTCGGCCCTCTGCGACAGGCACTCCAAGT TTTTTGAAGAGCCTGAAGATCCTAGCAGCAGAtcgtttttttcagaaataatatCGTCGATATCTGATGTAAAGTTCAGCCACAGTGGCCGCTACATGATGACAAGAGACTACCTTTCTGTTAAAGTGTGGGATCTCAATATGGAAAACAGGCCTGTAGAGACATATCAA GTTCACGAGTATCTTCGGAGCAAGCTTTGTTCCCTGTACGAGAACGACTGCATCTTTGACAAATTTGAGTGCTGCTGGAACGGTTCTGATAG TGCTATCATGACTGGATCTTACAACAACTTCTTCCGGATGTTTGACCGGAACACGCGCCGGGACATCACCCTGGAGGCGTCCAGGGAGAGCAGCAAGCCTCGTGCCATCCTAAAGCCACGCAAGGTCTGCACGGGCGGCAAGAGGAAGAAGGACGAGATCAGCGTCGACAGTCTGGACTTCAACAAGAAGATTCTTCATACAGCGTGGCACCCCATGGAGAACATCATCGCCGTGGCTGCCACCAATAATTTGTATATATTCCAGGACAAAATTAACTAA
- the BNIP3 gene encoding BCL2/adenovirus E1B 19 kDa protein-interacting protein 3, with product MSRLGAQDENLQGSWVELHFNSNGNGGGSSVSSTSQEQVPASLSIHNGDMEKILLDAQHESGRSSSRESSHCDSPPRSQTPQDSHRALEVESHSSGEKNSFQSEEDFLERRREVERLLKKNADWIWDWSSRPENIPPKEFLFKHPRRTATLSMRNTSVMKKGGIFSAEFLKVFLPSLLLSHLLAIGLGVYIGRRLTTTAPSGTF from the exons ATGTCGCGGCTGGGCGCGCAGGACGAGAACCTGCAGG GTTCCTGGGTGGAACTCCACTTCAACAGTAACGGGAACGGCGGTGGCAGCAGCGTGTCTTCCACGAGCCAGGAGCAAGTACCAGCCTCCCTTTCCATTCACAATGGTGACATGGAGAAAATCCTCTTGGATGCTCAACATGAATCTGGAAGAAGCAGTTCAAGGGAAAGTTCACATTGTGACAG CCCTCCTCGTTCCCAGACTCCTCAGGACAGCCACAGAGCTTTGGAAGTAGAGAGTCACAGCAGTGGAGAAAAGAACAGCTTTCAG TCTGAAGAGGACTTTCTGGAGCGGAGGAGAGAAGTGGAAAGGCTCCTGAAGAAGAACGCGGACTGGATCTGGGACTGGTCCAGCCGGCCAGAGAACATCCCGCCCAA GGAGTTCCTGTTCAAGCACCCCAGGCGCACAGCTACTCTCAGCATGAGAAACACCAGTGTCATGAAGAAGGGGGGGATATTCTCAGCAGAATTCCTGAAGGTGTTCCTtccatctctgctgctttctcactTGCTTGCCATTGGACTGGG GGTGTACATTGGGAGACGCCTGACCACCACAGCCCCCAGCGGCACCTTCTGA